A single Pseudomonadota bacterium DNA region contains:
- a CDS encoding polysulfide reductase: protein MHKPYFFKASGLPYKEIVERCLDPMKSKMSWRSVLVLLVCAGLVVNGAIAYYMQVRLGLGRAGYTQPVYWACYIVTFVFWIGVAHAGALISAILRITGAEWKSSVTRMAEVLTLFTLPAAGAFPLIHVGRAGVVLYMLPLPNFRLLWPNFRSPLVWDFFAISTYLTGSVLFLYVTMIPDIALLRPHFTGWRKKLYTIIAWDWRGTAEEWRRMKEAAALFSVIILPVVISVHTIVSWDFAMQLVPGWHATVFGPFFFVGALFSGMAAVVTIMAIFRWTIPAFDPFFQKTHFDFIGRIWLVLGLAWGYLYFNEFIPDYYANEPDKDQYMQWMAFGRFAVPFWGMLACNVLAPFVCLSFKEFRENVPGMFVLSLLVNAGMYLERVNIVVAGLEVWNPLAYNTNLYMPTSTELSIVGMTFGGVIAGYLLFIRYLPILPIWELLETQSRQTVREIAGEKVYYFKSGE, encoded by the coding sequence ATGCATAAACCGTATTTCTTCAAGGCCTCGGGTCTGCCGTACAAGGAGATCGTAGAGCGCTGCCTCGATCCGATGAAGTCGAAGATGTCGTGGCGATCGGTGCTCGTGCTCCTGGTGTGCGCGGGCCTGGTTGTGAACGGCGCAATTGCCTACTACATGCAGGTTCGTCTCGGTCTCGGAAGAGCGGGCTACACCCAGCCGGTGTACTGGGCCTGCTACATCGTGACCTTCGTGTTCTGGATCGGCGTGGCCCACGCAGGCGCGCTCATCTCCGCCATCCTGCGCATCACCGGGGCCGAATGGAAGTCATCGGTGACGCGAATGGCCGAGGTGCTCACGCTGTTCACACTCCCTGCCGCTGGCGCATTCCCCCTCATCCACGTGGGCCGCGCGGGTGTCGTGCTCTACATGCTGCCGCTACCGAACTTCCGGCTTCTCTGGCCGAACTTTCGCAGCCCGCTGGTGTGGGACTTCTTCGCAATCTCGACGTACCTCACCGGCTCGGTGCTCTTCCTCTACGTGACGATGATCCCGGACATCGCGCTTCTGCGCCCGCACTTCACGGGCTGGCGCAAGAAGCTGTACACCATCATTGCATGGGACTGGCGTGGCACCGCTGAAGAGTGGCGCCGCATGAAGGAGGCCGCGGCCCTCTTCTCGGTCATCATCCTCCCCGTCGTGATCTCGGTGCACACCATCGTGTCGTGGGACTTCGCAATGCAGCTCGTGCCCGGCTGGCACGCCACCGTGTTCGGTCCCTTCTTCTTCGTGGGCGCCCTCTTCTCGGGAATGGCGGCAGTGGTGACCATCATGGCCATCTTCCGCTGGACCATCCCCGCGTTCGACCCCTTCTTCCAGAAAACGCACTTCGACTTCATCGGCCGCATCTGGCTGGTGCTGGGCCTGGCGTGGGGATACCTCTACTTCAACGAGTTCATCCCCGACTACTACGCCAACGAGCCAGACAAAGATCAGTACATGCAGTGGATGGCGTTCGGTCGCTTCGCCGTGCCTTTCTGGGGAATGCTCGCCTGCAACGTGCTCGCGCCATTCGTGTGCCTGAGCTTCAAGGAGTTCCGCGAGAACGTGCCCGGAATGTTCGTGCTCTCGCTGCTGGTGAACGCCGGCATGTATCTCGAGCGCGTGAACATCGTCGTTGCAGGTCTCGAGGTCTGGAACCCCCTTGCCTACAACACAAACCTGTACATGCCAACCTCCACCGAGCTCAGCATTGTGGGCATGACCTTCGGGGGTGTCATCGCAGGCTATCTGTTGTTCATCCGGTATCTCCCCATCCTACCCATCTGGGAGCTGCTGGAGACGCAATCGCGCCAGACCGTTCGCGAGATTGCGGGCGAAAAGGTCTACTACTTCAAGTCTGGAGAATAG
- a CDS encoding 4Fe-4S dicluster domain-containing protein, giving the protein MVIDLDRCTGCSACVVACNAENNIATVGDEQCARGRNMQWIHVQRFYEGEYPNVTAYHAPMMCQQCGNAPCESVCPVFASSHSEDGLNQQVYNRCIGTRFCANNCAYHVRVFNFYEPYWPSPLEQQLNPDVTVRGAGVMEKCTFCVQRIRRATLDAKVEKRKLIDGELRPACVQACPAHAMFFGELTDKSSLVNKLWEENAQRSLRVLQEKNTQPNVIYLKRVQVPETDVL; this is encoded by the coding sequence ATGGTGATTGATCTCGACCGTTGCACCGGATGCAGCGCATGCGTGGTCGCGTGCAACGCCGAGAACAACATCGCCACCGTGGGCGACGAGCAGTGCGCCCGCGGCCGCAACATGCAGTGGATCCACGTGCAGCGGTTCTACGAAGGGGAATACCCCAACGTCACCGCCTATCACGCCCCCATGATGTGCCAGCAGTGCGGCAACGCCCCGTGCGAATCGGTGTGTCCGGTGTTCGCGTCGTCCCACTCCGAGGACGGCCTGAACCAGCAGGTGTACAACCGCTGCATCGGCACCCGCTTCTGCGCGAACAACTGCGCCTACCACGTGCGCGTCTTCAACTTCTATGAGCCGTACTGGCCGTCGCCGCTCGAGCAGCAGCTCAACCCCGACGTCACGGTGCGCGGCGCTGGCGTGATGGAGAAGTGCACCTTCTGCGTGCAGCGCATCCGCCGCGCCACCCTCGACGCCAAGGTCGAGAAGCGCAAGCTGATCGACGGCGAGCTGCGTCCTGCCTGCGTGCAGGCCTGCCCCGCGCACGCCATGTTCTTCGGTGAGCTCACAGACAAGAGCAGCCTGGTGAACAAGCTCTGGGAGGAGAACGCGCAGCGATCGCTGCGGGTGCTCCAGGAGAAGAACACCCAGCCCAACGTCATCTATCTCAAGCGGGTGCAAGTTCCGGAAACGGACGTTCTGTAG